The genomic region GACTTCGTCTGGAGCGATCGTGGTCCCAGTACGATCTCGCCGACGAGACCGGTTTGCGTCAGGGGTTGATCAGCGCTCTCGAGCTCGCGACCGCGAACCCGACATTGGAATCGCTGGACAAGATCGCGTTCGCGCTCGGCGTGGATGTCGCCGCGC from Bradyrhizobium sp. CB1015 harbors:
- a CDS encoding helix-turn-helix domain-containing protein, with the translated sequence MRRRNPAHTRRFLARNLRRLRLERSWSQYDLADETGLRQGLISALELATANPTLESLDKIAFALGVDVAALFAAPPSAKSR